A part of Lacibacter sp. H407 genomic DNA contains:
- a CDS encoding polysaccharide deacetylase family protein produces the protein MAFVFTGHEFADGGNRILQTLKQQNIKASFFFTGDFYRNKKFQLLIRQLKKDGHYLGAHSDKHLLYADWTRRDSLLVTKQQFKKDLLQNYAEMNSYGISKPNATFFLPPYEWYNDSIAVWTKELNLQLINYSPGTRSAADYTWPELPNYQSSEAIYRSIFNYEQSKPAGLNGFLLLLHIGTDSRRKDKFYDRLPQLIQQLKQKGYQFKNVNDLLKE, from the coding sequence ATAGCATTTGTCTTCACCGGTCATGAATTTGCAGATGGCGGCAATCGTATACTGCAAACATTGAAACAGCAAAACATAAAAGCTTCATTTTTCTTTACCGGGGATTTCTACCGGAATAAAAAATTTCAATTGCTTATTCGACAGCTGAAAAAAGACGGACATTATCTCGGCGCTCATTCCGATAAACATTTGCTTTATGCCGATTGGACTAGACGGGATAGTCTGCTTGTAACGAAGCAGCAATTCAAAAAAGATCTGTTGCAGAATTATGCAGAAATGAATAGTTATGGCATCAGCAAACCAAATGCAACATTCTTTCTTCCACCTTACGAATGGTATAATGATTCAATTGCTGTCTGGACAAAAGAATTAAATCTGCAACTCATCAACTATTCGCCCGGCACAAGATCAGCAGCAGATTACACATGGCCTGAATTACCGAACTATCAAAGCAGTGAGGCCATCTATCGATCCATTTTTAATTATGAGCAATCAAAACCCGCAGGACTGAATGGATTTCTATTGTTGTTGCACATCGGCACCGATTCACGGCGTAAGGATAAGTTTTATGATCGCTTGCCGCAATTGATTCAACAGCTCAAACAAAAGGGCTATCAATTCAAAAACGTAAATGATTTATTGAAAGAGTGA
- a CDS encoding glycoside hydrolase family 9 protein, which yields MKNVSLFLFICCSVGFSVKQESTAWIRINQLGYTPNGIKVAVWCSKENNPIGSFQLIDAETNKPVLTAKPSSSFGKYGPFEQTQRMNFSGFQKPGKYYLQTRTTKSPVFTIGEDVYKGAADFCLRYMRQQRSGFNPFLKDSCHTQDGYTLYGSSAGLPDSTFIDVSGGWHDASDYLQYSTTSANATYHLLMAYRDFPSIFTDKHLANGLEGSNQLPDVLDEAKWGLDWLLKMHPRDDWMFNQLGDDRDHISMRIPKMDSQYGRGFQRPVYFINGEKQQRGKFLNNTTGTSSTAAKFASAFGLGGIIFNYDELFSERLFTSATSALNFAFKKPGITQTASVKAPYIYAEDNWKDDIQLAASSYYQSQEFIYKKFKRQEAYVSPSIPDKDFLSFAFSYAKQESITSWLGADTANHYQWYPFINLGHYELAKQLKDKRRDTIIGFYKEGINRVWIKAKQNAFYRGVPFIWCSNNLTVSFAMQCYWYKELTNDRQFEQLEQANIDWLFGCNPWGTSMVYGLPAWGDTPIDPHSAFTHLKNYPIDGGLVDGPVYNSIFKNLIGLKLYQPDEYAAFQSELAVYHDDYGDYSTNEPTMDGTASLIYLLAAMEAQRKPKK from the coding sequence ATGAAGAATGTTTCGTTATTTCTTTTCATCTGTTGTTCAGTAGGCTTTTCTGTAAAGCAGGAGTCAACAGCATGGATCCGCATCAATCAACTCGGCTACACACCCAACGGAATAAAAGTAGCGGTATGGTGCAGTAAAGAAAATAATCCCATTGGTTCATTTCAACTCATAGATGCAGAAACAAACAAGCCTGTGTTAACAGCTAAGCCCAGCAGCAGCTTTGGAAAATACGGCCCATTCGAACAAACACAACGGATGAATTTTTCCGGGTTTCAAAAGCCGGGAAAATATTATTTACAAACACGCACCACAAAGTCTCCTGTGTTTACAATCGGAGAAGATGTGTACAAAGGAGCGGCGGATTTTTGTTTACGTTACATGCGCCAGCAACGAAGCGGCTTTAATCCGTTTTTGAAAGATAGCTGTCATACACAGGATGGTTATACATTGTATGGATCGTCAGCAGGTTTACCCGATAGTACATTTATTGATGTAAGTGGTGGCTGGCACGATGCAAGTGATTATTTACAATATTCCACAACCAGCGCCAATGCAACCTATCATCTGTTGATGGCTTACCGTGATTTCCCATCCATTTTTACTGATAAACATTTGGCAAATGGATTGGAAGGAAGCAATCAATTACCCGATGTGTTAGATGAAGCAAAATGGGGATTGGATTGGTTGCTGAAAATGCACCCTCGTGATGATTGGATGTTTAACCAGTTGGGTGATGACAGAGATCATATCAGTATGCGAATTCCGAAAATGGACAGTCAGTATGGAAGAGGATTTCAGCGCCCAGTCTATTTTATTAATGGAGAAAAACAACAGCGAGGAAAGTTTTTGAATAACACGACTGGAACCAGTTCCACTGCTGCAAAGTTTGCGAGTGCGTTTGGGTTGGGTGGAATCATTTTTAACTATGACGAATTATTTAGTGAAAGATTATTTACATCGGCTACCTCGGCTTTAAACTTCGCTTTTAAAAAACCAGGGATAACTCAAACAGCATCAGTGAAAGCTCCTTATATCTATGCAGAAGATAACTGGAAGGATGATATTCAATTAGCAGCTTCTTCTTACTATCAATCGCAAGAGTTTATTTATAAGAAATTTAAGCGACAAGAGGCATATGTTTCACCATCTATCCCTGATAAAGATTTTCTTTCATTTGCATTTTCTTACGCAAAGCAAGAATCTATTACATCTTGGCTTGGTGCTGATACCGCCAATCACTACCAATGGTATCCGTTTATCAATCTTGGACATTACGAATTAGCAAAGCAGTTAAAAGATAAACGCAGAGATACCATCATTGGTTTTTACAAAGAGGGCATCAATCGTGTCTGGATCAAAGCTAAACAAAATGCTTTCTATAGGGGCGTTCCGTTTATTTGGTGCAGCAATAATCTCACGGTGAGTTTCGCCATGCAATGTTATTGGTACAAAGAGTTAACCAACGACCGGCAATTTGAACAACTGGAACAAGCAAATATCGATTGGCTCTTTGGTTGTAATCCATGGGGCACGAGTATGGTGTATGGTTTGCCAGCTTGGGGTGATACACCTATTGATCCGCATAGTGCATTCACGCATTTAAAAAATTATCCGATTGATGGAGGTTTGGTAGATGGTCCGGTTTACAATAGTATTTTCAAAAATTTAATTGGTTTGAAATTGTACCAGCCCGATGAGTATGCGGCTTTTCAAAGTGAGTTGGCAGTGTATCATGATGATTATGGTGACTACAGCACCAATGAACCAACCATGGATGGCACAGCATCACTCATTTACTTGTTAGCAGCGATGGAGGCGCAACGCAAGCCAAAAAAGTAA
- a CDS encoding fumarylacetoacetate hydrolase family protein, whose product MKLISYLKDEHEQLATLHNGLVYDMDTLHPDLPTSMNMFLQYWDEYLELAQASLKALQEGRLMPGNVVPIEQVQLLAPVPMPPSCRDGYAFRQHVEAARRNRKVDMIAEFDQYPIFYFTNHHSIQGPGDVRCMPDHFEKLDFELEVAIVISKHGRNIRAEEADEYIAGLMIMNDMSARRLQMEEMLLNLGPAKGKDFSTAIGPWLVTLDELEEFVVPAQENHVGRNWNLNMTCWVNGKQVSAGNVADMNWTFAEIIERASYGVDLYPGDVIGSGTVGTGCFLELNGTGKFNDPNYTEQWLQEGDVVEMEIDGLGRLSNTMVREEDDFSILAKKKI is encoded by the coding sequence ATGAAATTGATCTCCTACTTAAAAGATGAGCATGAACAGTTAGCTACTTTACATAACGGACTTGTGTATGATATGGATACGCTCCATCCTGACTTGCCAACCAGCATGAATATGTTTTTGCAATACTGGGATGAATATCTTGAACTTGCACAAGCCAGTTTAAAAGCTCTGCAGGAAGGTCGCCTGATGCCGGGCAATGTTGTACCGATAGAACAAGTGCAACTACTGGCTCCGGTTCCAATGCCGCCCAGTTGCAGAGATGGGTATGCATTCCGCCAACATGTGGAAGCTGCCAGACGAAACCGCAAAGTGGACATGATCGCTGAGTTCGATCAATACCCGATCTTTTATTTCACCAATCATCACAGCATACAAGGCCCCGGCGATGTGCGTTGCATGCCCGATCATTTTGAAAAACTTGATTTCGAATTGGAAGTGGCGATCGTTATCAGCAAACACGGCCGCAACATTCGTGCAGAAGAAGCAGATGAATATATTGCCGGATTAATGATCATGAACGACATGAGTGCACGACGTTTACAGATGGAAGAAATGTTACTCAATCTTGGCCCGGCAAAAGGAAAAGATTTTTCAACAGCGATCGGTCCATGGTTGGTAACGCTTGATGAACTGGAAGAGTTTGTAGTGCCGGCACAAGAAAATCATGTTGGTCGTAACTGGAATTTGAATATGACGTGTTGGGTAAACGGTAAGCAGGTGAGTGCTGGTAATGTTGCTGATATGAACTGGACCTTTGCAGAGATCATTGAACGTGCAAGCTATGGTGTAGATCTGTACCCCGGCGATGTAATTGGCAGCGGCACCGTTGGTACGGGTTGTTTTCTTGAACTAAACGGTACTGGTAAATTCAACGATCCGAATTATACAGAACAATGGTTACAAGAAGGCGATGTTGTTGAAATGGAAATTGATGGATTGGGAAGATTAAGTAATACGATGGTGAGAGAGGAAGATGATTTTTCGATTTTAGCCAAGAAGAAGATTTAA